In Lotus japonicus ecotype B-129 chromosome 5, LjGifu_v1.2, one genomic interval encodes:
- the LOC130717513 gene encoding multicopper oxidase LPR2-like has product MERATLLLKLLPLILSLLNALLTSSLAASEDKLLDASKLEMFVDELPHIPKILGYKVSNGVPESKSLKIGMFKKKWKFHRDLPPTTVYAYGLSKRTASVPGPTIEAHYRVGTHVTWQNHLPPKHILPWDPSIPVASPNTSGGIPTVVHLHGGIHEPESDGNANSWFTAQFKKRGPTWTKKTYHYPNNQQPGNLWYHDHAMGLTRVNLLAGLIGAYIIRHPAVESPLGLPSGDELDRPLVLFDRSFRSDGSIYMNSTGNNPSIHPQWQPEYFGDAIIVNGKAWPRLTVRRRRYRFRIINASNARFFRLFFTNGLRFIHVASDSAYIEKPITTNETLLGPSEITDVIVDFSESKSNVAILANDAAYPYPSGDPTDEFTGKVMKFTILPGKQVDTSRIPKKLLSYPGVDLTDLSSGVSRTRYIAMYEYASSEDEPTHLYMNGKPYDAPVTETPKEGSTEVWNVINLTDDNHPLHIHLGLFKVLDQTKVVNLDEFKDCMVKINDAIKCHVGEYARGEKVEVPGHEKGWKNVFKMRPGFVTRIVVRFGYIHTNASYEFDATAEPGYVYHCHVLDHEDNAMMRPFKIIK; this is encoded by the exons ATGGAGAGAGCAACATTGCTCCTCAAACTACTCCCTCTAATTCTATCTCTTCTAAATGCTCTTCTTACCTCCTCCTTAGCTGCTTCAGAAGATAAACTGTTAGATGCATCCAAGTTGGAGATGTTTGTGGATGAGCTTCCTCATATACCCAAAATCCTTGGCTACAAGGTTTCCAATGGCGTCCCCGAATCAAAGTCTCTCAAGATTGGCATGTTCAAGAAGAAATGG AAATTCCACAGGGATCTCCCTCCAACAACGGTTTACGCTTACGGATTATCCAAACGCACAGCATCAGTACCTGGTCCCACCATCGAGGCCCACTACAGAGTTGGGACCCACGTGACGTGGCAAAACCATCTCCCTCCAAAACACATTCTCCCATGGGACCCATCTATCCCCGTCGCCTCACCCAACACCTCCGGCGGCATCCCCACGGTGGTTCACCTCCACGGCGGGATCCACGAGCCCGAAAGCGACGGAAACGCGAACTCATGGTTCACCGCACAGTTCAAAAAGAGAGGACCCACCTGGACCAAGAAGACCTATCACTATCCAAACAACCAACAACCAGGAAATCTATGGTACCACGACCACGCCATGGGGTTGACCCGGGTCAACCTCCTCGCCGGGTTAATCGGAGCCTACATCATCCGCCACCCTGCCGTCGAATCCCCGCTTGGATTACCCTCCGGCGACGAGCTAGATCGGCCGTTGGTCTTGTTCGATCGCAGCTTCCGGAGCGACGGTTCGATCTACATGAACTCCACCGGAAACAACCCTTCTATCCACCCGCAGTGGCAGCCGGAGTATTTCGGCGACGCCATCATCGTCAACGGCAAAGCCTGGCCACGCCTCACCGTTCGCCGCCGTAGATACAGATTCCGCATCATCAACGCTAGCAACGCGAGATTCTTCAGACTCTTCTTCACCAACGGTCTGAGATTCATACacgtggcatctgattccgcTTACATCGAGAAACCGATCACCACCAATGAAACCTTACTGGGGCCATCTGAGATCACTGATGTTATTGTTGACTTTTCAGAGTCAAAGAGCAATGTAGCTATTCTGGCCAACGATGCAGCGTATCCTTACCCTTCCGGTGATCCCACTGATGAATTTACCGGTAAGGTTATGAAGTTTACCATCTTACCCGGTAAGCAGGTTGACACGTCACGGATTCCGAAAAAACTGTTGAGTTACCCTGGTGTGGATTTAACCGATTTATCATCCGGTGTGTCGCGTACACGGTACATTGCTATGTATGAGTACGCGAGCAGCGAGGATGAGCCGACTCACTTGTACATGAATGGGAAACCGTACGATGCGCCGGTTACGGAGACTCCGAAGGAGGGGTCCACTGAGGTGTGGAATGTGATAAACTTGACGGATGATAATCACCCACTTCACATTCATTTGGGTTTGTTCAAGGTGTTGGATCAGACGAAGGTGGTTAATTTGGATGAGTTTAAGGATTGCATGGTGAAAATCAACGATGCGATTAAGTGCCACGTGGGTGAGTATGCACGAGGGGAGAAGGTGGAGGTGCCAGGTCATGAGAAAGGGTGGAAGAATGTGTTCAAGATGAGACCAGGGTTCGTGACGAGGATTGTGGTGAGATTTGGTTACATACATACCAATGCATCGTATGAGTTTGATGCAACCGCAGAGCCTGGCTATGTGTATCATTGTCAT GTATTGGACCATGAAGACAATGCCATGATGAGACCCTTCAAAATCATCAAGTGA
- the LOC130721352 gene encoding cysteine proteinase mucunain-like encodes MALFQTLYLSLALSFFFFALSAFALDMSIIDYDAKVEARTENHLKNMYEAWLVKHHKVYNALGEKERRFEIFKDNLRFIDHHNNREGEKTYKLGLNKFSDLTNEEYRAMFLGTRTRGSRGLLSGSKRSDRYGFREGEELPASVDWREKGAVAPVKDQGQCGSCWAFSSVAAVEGINQIVTGDLISLSEQELVDCDRGYNMGCNGGLMDYAFEFIKQNGGIDTEDDYPYRARDQTCDTNRKNAKVVTIDGYEDVPENDENSLKKAVAHQPVSVAIEAGGRAFQLYVSGVFTGLCGTELDHGVAVVGYGTENGTDYWLVKNSWGAEWGENGYIKLQRNVQTTKTGKCGIAMQASYPIKKGANPPNPGPSPPSPVTPSTVCDEYYSCSAGTTCCCLFEYAGFCFGWGCCPVESATCCDDGSSCCPPDYPVCDTQAGSCLLSKNNPFGVKALRRTPATSTWSIRKAGMRSNCA; translated from the exons ATGGCTCTCTTTCAAACTCTCTACCTTTCCCTCGccctctccttcttcttcttcgctcTTTCCGCCTTCGCCCTCGACATGTCCATCATCGACTACGACGCCAAGGTTGAAGCCAGAACCGAGAATCACCTCAAGAACATGTACGAGGCGTGGCTTGTGAAGCACCACAAGGTTTACAACGCGTTGGGGGAGAAGGAACGCAGGTTTGAAATCTTCAAGGATAATCTGCGTTTCATTGATCATCATAACAATAGGGAAGGTGAGAAAACCTATAAGTTGGGGCTTAACAAGTTTTCTGATCTCACCAATGAGGAGTACCGGGCCATGTTTTTGGGTACCCGAACCCGAGGTTCACGTGGGTTGCTATCTGGGTCGAAGAGGAGTGATCGTTATGGTTTTCGTGAGGGTGAGGAATTGCCAGCTTCGGTGGATTGGAGGGAGAAAGGTGCGGTTGCTCCTGTTAAAGATCAAGGCCAATGTG GGAGTTGCTGGGCATTTTCCTCGGTTGCGGCGGTGGAGGGGATCAATCAAATTGTGACAGGTGATCTCATCTCCTTGTCTGAGCAAGAGTTGGTGGATTGTGATAGAGGTTATAACATGGGGTGCAATGGAGGTCTTATGGATTATGCTTTTGAGTTTATCAAGCAAAATGGAGGCATTGATACCGAAGATGATTACCCCTATCGTGCTCGCGATCAAACCTGTGATACAAACAGG AAAAATGCTAAGGTAGTCACCATTGATGGATATGAAGATGTTCCGGAAAATGATGAGAACTCCTTGAAGAAGGCTGTTGCACACCAACCTGTTAGTGTTGCCATTGAAGCCGGTGGCAGGGCATTTCAACTTTATGTCTCG GGTGTTTTCACTGGCCTATGTGGAACAGAACTTGACCACGGTGTGGCCGTAGTTGGATATGGAACAGAGAATGGTACTGATTACTGGTTAGTGAAGAATTCATGGGGTGCAGAATGGGGTGAGAATGGTTACATCAAACTGCAGAGGAATGTGCAAACAACCAAGACTGGCAAGTGTGGGATTGCAATGCAGGCATCATACCCCATCAAGAAGGGTGCAAACCCGCCAAATCctggtccttctcctccatcTCCTGTAACTCCTTCAACAGTGTGTGATGAGTACTACTCTTGCTCAGCTGGAACCACATGCTGCTGCCTCTTTGAGTATGCAGGCTTCTGCTTTGGATGGGGATGCTGCCCTGTTGAATCTGCAACCTGCTGTGATGATGGCTCTAGCTGCTGCCCCCCTGATTACCCTGTCTGTGATACTCAAGCTGGATCTTGCCTATTG AGTAAAAATAACCCCTTTGGAGTTAAAGCTTTGAGGCGAACACCTGCTACAAGCACTTGGAGCATAAGGAAAGCTGGCATGAGAAGTAATTGTGCATAA
- the LOC130719993 gene encoding pumilio homolog 12-like — protein MGDRDSIPSPFDDIHPFPFMQDPPPSPHHHQHFNNFPENSSPNPYYHQNPCLRSSRNPITPYQNSCSASASCYGSGSGFAGNAGIQEVESLMGGLRLSENPYRVNAPDVRVYSGLYDQNHYLREMRIRDAVLATMGATQGFNFNNNNYSLSSRNYGLGYGGRVMNNVQPYFSWRLYLVALAKTKDGCRTLQEKIKEGEPEEIEAILSGLQYHLHELITHRNGNYVIEKIFQSTSLTLEQMNIALTLLLRDVRKLQSVCMDVIGTRVIQKIMEKLNTHSQQYLVTLVMRLVTKTLMKNANGSYVIQQCVKLFPPEYKKVILEEIAHNCVDIAMDRCGSSAIQKCLGHAEGQAIFSLVREIILNASVLSQDPYGNYLVQYLIQMELNEPPANKLMIQHLSGGFVGLSMDKHASNVMEALLQFSEPNDVAVMVEEIMNSPEFCNVLRDPYGNFVIQTAMECTQGNLRKSLCYFISNNCGFLHSHLYGKNVLAFAKRCRIDD, from the exons ATGGGAGACAGAGACTCCATTCCTTCTCCCTTCGACGACATTCACCCTTTCCCCTTCATGCAAGATCCTCCTCCTTCCccccatcatcatcaacacttCAACAACTTTCCTGAAAATTCCAGTCCAAATCCTTATTACCATCAAAACCCATGTCTCCGTTCTTCAAGAAATCCAATAACTCCTTATCAGAATTCTTGCTCTGCCTCTGCCTCATGCTATGGCTCTGGTTCTGGTTTTGCAGGGAACGCAGGAATTCAAGAAGTTGAGTCCTTAATGGGAGGACTTCGCTTATCTGAAAATCCTTACAGAGTAAACGCACCTGATGTGAGAGTATATTCTGGTCTCTATGATCAGAATCATTACCTTCGTGAGATGAGGATCAGAGATGCTGTTCTTGCCACAATGGGGGCAACACAGGGTTTCAATTTCAACAACAATAATTATAGTCTTTCTTCTAGGAATTATGGACTTGGCTATGGCGGCAGGGTCATGAACAATGTTCAACCATATTTTTCTTGGAGGTTGTACTTGGTTGCACTGGCGAAAACCAAGGATGGATGCCGCACTCTCCAGGAGAAGATCAAGGAGGGTGAGCCAGAAGAAATTGAGGCCATCCTCTCTGGTCTGCAGTACCACTTGCACGAGCTAATCACACACCGTAATGGCAACTACGTCATAGAAAAGATCTTTCAATCAACAAGTCTCACCTTGGAGCAGATGAACATTGCTCTTACCTTGCTTCTTCGGGATGTGCGCAAGCTACAGTCTGTGTGCATGGATGTTATTGG AACACGAGTTATTCAAAAAATCATGGAGAAACTCAATACCCACTCACAGCAATATCTAGTTACACTTGTTATGAGGCTTGTGACCAAAACATTGATGAAGAATGCCAATGGCAGCTATGTCATTCAGCAATGCGTGAAGCTCTTCCCACCTGAATATAAAAAA GTCATTTTGGAAGAAATAGCTCACAATTGTGTTGACATTGCAATGGATAGATGTGGAAGTTCTGCTATTCAAAAATGTTTAGGCCATGCTGAGGGTCAAGCCATATTTTCCCTGGTTCGTGAAATCATTCTCAATGCTTCAGTCCTATCACAAGATCCATATGG AAACTATCTGGTGCAGTATTTAATTCAAATGGAGTTGAATGAACCTCCAGCAAATAAACTGATGATCCAACACCTTAGCGGTGGGTTCGTTGGACTTTCTATGGACAAGCATGCTAGCAATGTGATGGAAGCTCTTCTGCAATTTTCTGAACCAAATGATGTAGCTGTTATGGTTGAGGAAATAATGAATAGTCCTGAGTTTTGTAATGTTCTGAGGGATCCTTATGGAAACTTTGTCATTCAGACAGCAATGGAATGCACCCAG GGCAATTTGCGCAAATCACTTTGCTATTTCATCAGTAACAATTGTGGATTTCTGCATAGCCATCTTTATGGGAAAAATGTGCTTGCATTTGCTAAAAGATGCAGGATCGATGATTAA
- the LOC130718817 gene encoding multicopper oxidase LPR2-like: MERATLLLKLFPLILSLLNALLTSSLAASEDKLLDASKLEMFVDELPHMPKILGYKVSNGVPISKSLKISMFKKKWKFHKDLLPTRVYAYGLTKRTASVPGPTIEALHGVGTHVRWQNKLPPHQILPWDPSIPVASPNTSGGIPTVVHLHGGIHEPESDGNANSWFTAQFKKRGPTWTKKTYHYPNNQQPGNLWYHDHAMGLTRVNLLAGLIGAYIIRHPSIESPLGLPIGDELDRPLVLFDRSFRSDGSIYMNSTGNNPSIHPQWQPEYFGDAIIVNGKAWPHLTVRRRRYRFRIINASNARFFRLFFTNGLRFTHVAADSAYIEKPITTKKTLMGPSEITDVIVDFSESKSNVAILANDAKYPYPDGDSVDEATSKVMKFNILPDKQVDMSRIPKMLLNYPIAGLSGVSHTRYIAMYEYTTDKGEPTHLYMNGKSYDAPVTETPKEGSTEVWNVINLTGDNHPLHVHLGLFKVLDQTKVVNLDEFKDCMVKINDAMKCHVGEYARGEKVEVPGHEKGWKNVFKMRPGFVTKIVVRFGYIHTNASYEFDATAEPGYVYHCHVLDHEDNVMMRPFKIIK; encoded by the exons ATGGAGAGAGCAACATTGCTCCTCAAACTATTCCCTCTAATTCTATCTCTTCTAAATGCTCTTCTTACCTCCTCCTTAGCTGCTTCAGAAGATAAACTGTTAGATGCATCCAAGTTGGAGATGTTTGTGGATGAGCTTCCTCATATGCCCAAAATCCTTGGCTACAAGGTTTCCAATGGAGTCCCCATATCAAAGTCTCTCAAGATTAGCATGTTCAAGAAGAAATGG AAATTCCACAAGGATCTCCTTCCAACAAGGGTTTATGCTTATGGATTAACCAAACGCACCGCATCAGTACCTGGTCCCACCATCGAGGCCCTCCACGGAGTTGGGACCCACGTGAGGTGGCAAAATAAACTCCCCCCACACCAGATCCTCCCGTGGGATCCATCTATCCCCGTCGCCTCACCCAACACCTCCGGCGGCATCCCCACGGTGGTTCACCTCCACGGCGGGATCCACGAGCCCGAGAGCGACGGAAACGCAAATTCATGGTTCACTGCACAGTTCAAAAAGAGAGGACCCACCTGGACCAAGAAGACCTATCACTACCCAAACAACCAACAACCAGGAAATCTATGGTACCATGACCATGCCATGGGGTTGACCCGGGTCAACCTCCTCGCTGGCTTAATAGGAGCCTACATCATCCGCCACCCTTCCATCGAGTCCCCGTTGGGATTACCCATAGGCGACGAGCTAGATCGACCGTTGGTCTTGTTCGATCGTAGCTTCCGGAGCGACGGTTCAATCTACATGAACTCCACCGGAAACAACCCTTCCATACACCCGCAGTGGCAGCCAGAGTATTTTGGCGACGCCATCATCGTCAACGGCAAAGCCTGGCCACATCTCACCGTACGTCGTCGGAGGTACAGATTCCGCATCATCAACGCCAGCAACGCGAGATTCTTCAGACTCTTCTTCACCAACGGTTTGAGATTCACACATGTGGCAGCTGATTCTGCTTACATCGAGAAACCGATCACAACCAAGAAAACCTTAATGGGGCCATCTGAGATCACTGACGTTATTGTTGACTTTTCAGAGTCAAAGAGCAACGTTGCTATTCTAGCCAACGATGCAAAGTATCCTTACCCTGACGGTGACTCGGTTGATGAAGCTACCAGCAAGGTTATGAAATTCAACATCTTACCCGATAAGCAAGTTGACATGTCACGGATCCCAAAAATGTTATTGAATTACCCTATTGCTGGTTTATCAGGCGTGTCGCACACACGGTACATTGCTATGTACGAGTACACCACCGACAAAGGTGAGCCAACTCACTTGTACATGAATGGGAAATCGTACGACGCGCCGGTTACTGAGACCCCGAAGGAGGGGTCCACTGAGGTGTGGAATGTGATAAACTTGACGGGCGATAATCACCCGCTTCACGTTCATTTGGGTTTGTTCAAGGTGTTGGATCAGACGAAGGTGGTTAATTTGGATGAGTTTAAGGATTGCATGGTGAAAATCAACGATGCGATGAAGTGCCACGTGGGTGAGTATGCACGAGGGGAGAAGGTGGAGGTGCCAGGTCATGAGAAAGGGTGGAAGAATGTGTTCAAGATGAGACCGGGGTTCGTGACGAAGATTGTGGTGAGGTTTGGTTACATACATACCAATGCATCGTATGAGTTTGATGCAACCGCAGAGCCTGGCTATGTGTATCATTGTCAT GTATTGGACCATGAAGACAATGTCATGATGAGACCCTTCAAAATCATCAAGTGA
- the LOC130717448 gene encoding phosphatidylinositol 3,4,5-trisphosphate 3-phosphatase and protein-tyrosine-phosphatase PTEN2A translates to MDSVPADVSNSSPAKVPSTSPPAKETGGEASASVASGEDNSAGEAPSRLSPTGISSWAKNLKISPSFSGSQDDSSSANAGKSSFARFTSNLGLRLSPKSPATDDRTNETTSQSNLLGNITKGLVDSSKNAVKAVQVKARHVVSQNKRRYQEGGFDLDMTYITENIIAMGFPAGDMSSGFFGYFEGFYRNHMEEVIKFFETQHKGKYKVYNLCSERLYDASLFEGKVASFPFDDHNCPPIQLIISFCQSAYSWLKEDIENVVVVHCKAGMARTGLMISSLLLFLKFFPTAEESMDYYNQKRCVDGKGLVLPSQIRYVKYFERVMTYFNGENPPPRRCMLRGFRLHRCPYWIRPSITVSDHSGVLFSTKKHPRTKDLLAEDFWFSAPKKGVMVFALPGEPGLTELAGDFKIHFHDRQGDFYCWLNTTMTENRKILNTSDLDGFDKRKLPSPGFMVEVVLVDYNGNVVTSRPETVTKKSDESPSNSPAPVEVSPAAPNASKESEGAEKDDVFSDGEAEHPASSRSKQTKASEAVETVTNAPRESESNKNSDQVSNLTRATEQVSLGNKISTPIHSAGEPKSDDGRTVPSLPTPSSESEFKAMAADASVFTFGDDEDYESD, encoded by the exons ATGGATTCGGTACCTGCTGATGTGTCTAATTCATCTCCTGCGAAAGTTCCATCTACTTCGCCTCCTGCCAAAGAGACCGGTGGAGAAGCTTCTGCTTCTGTAGCCTCTGGAGAAGATAATTCTGCCGGCGAGGCACCATCTAGGCTATCTCCCACTGGCATATCATCTTGGGCCAAAAACTTGAAAATTTCTCCATCATTTTCCGGCTCCCAAGATGACTCATCAAGTGCAAATGCTGGGAAATCATCTTTCGCACGCTTCACTAGTAATTTGGGATTGCGGTTGTCTCCAAAATCTCCTGCAACAGATGACAGAACCAATGAAACAACATCGCAGTCTAATTTGTTGGGAAATATTACAAAAGGCTTGGTTGACTCTTCGAAGAATGCAGTGAAAGCAGTGCAGGTTAAAGCACGGCATGTTGTTTCTCAGAATAAACGCAGATACCAG GAAGGAGGTTTTGATTTAGATATGACATACATCACAGAAAACATAATTGCAATGGGGTTCCCTGCTGGCGACATGAGCTCTGGTTTTTTTGGTTATTTTGAA GGGTTTTACAGAAATCACATGGAAGAAGTGATTAAGTTTTTTGAGACCCAGCACAAG GGTAAATACAAAGTTTACAATCTTTGTTCTGAGCGGCTGTATGATGCATCATTGTTTGAGGGGAAG GTGGCTAGCTTCCCATTTGATGACCATAATTGCCCACCAATTCAACTCATTATATCTTTTTGTCAAAGTGCTTACTCATGGTTGAAAGAAGACATTGAGAACGTCGTAGTTGTCCATTGTAAGGCTGGAATGGCAAGGACAGGATTGATGATTTCTAGTCTTCTATTATTCTTAAAG TTCTTTCCAACGGCTGAGGAGTCAATGGATTACTATAATCAGAAAAGATGTGTTGATGGAAAAGGACTTGTTCTGCCTAGTCAGATT AGGTATGTCAAATATTTTGAACGGGTCATGACGTACTTTAATGGAGAGAACCCACCTCCCCGCAG GTGCATGCTTAGGGGGTTCCGGCTTCACAGATGTCCATACTGGATCAGGCCTTCGATAACTGTCTCGGATCATAGCG GTGTTTTGTTCTCAACCAAAAAGCATCCAAGGACCAAGGATCTTTTG GCAGAAGATTTTTGGTTTAGTGCACCAAAGAAGGGAGTGATGGTCTTTGCTTTGCCTGGAGAGCCTGGTCTTACAGAGTTGGCTGGTGACTTCAAAATCCATTTTCACGATCGCCAAGGAGATTTTTACTg TTGGTTGAACACAACTATGACAGAAAATAGGAAAATTTTGAACACCAGTGATCTGGATGGCTTCGATAAG AGAAAATTGCCTTCTCCAGGATTCATGGTAGAAGTAGTGCTTGTTGATTATAATGGTAATGTTGTAACTTCCAGACCTGAAACTGTTACAAAGAAATCCGATGAGAGTCCAAGTAACAGTCCTGCCCCAGTTGAAGTGAGCCCTGCTGCACCAAATGCGAGCAAAGAGTCAGAGGGTGCTGAGAAAGATGATGTGTTTTCAGATGGTGAGGCTGAGCATCCTGCTTCTTCAAGAAGTAAGCAAACAAAAGCATCTGAAGCAGTTGAAACAGTTACGAATGCGCCCAGAGAGTCTGAGTCAAACAAAAATTCAGACCAAGTCTCAAATTTAACGCGTGCAACAGAACAAGTTTCTTTGGGAAATAAGATCTCTACGCCAATTCACAGTGCTGGTGAGCCAAAAAGTGATGATGGAAGAACAGTGCCCAGTCTCCCGACGCCCAGCTCGGAAAGTGAGTTTAAGGCCATGGCTGCAGATGCTTCTGTCTTTACATTCGGAGATGATGAAGACTACGAAAGTGACTGA